A region from the Sulfurivermis fontis genome encodes:
- the hisF gene encoding imidazole glycerol phosphate synthase subunit HisF, with translation MGLAKRIIPCLDVDNGRVVKGVKFLDIRDAGDPVEIARRYDQQGADEITFLDITASSDNRATMVHVVEQVAGEVFIPLTVGGGIRTSADIRRMLNAGADKVGINTAAVFNPEFVKEAADRFGSQCIVVAIDAKGVSAAGEPPRWEIFTHGGRKATGIDAVEWARRMVDYGAGEILLTSMDRDGTKSGFDLALVRAVSEAVRVPVIASGGVGNLDHLVDGIVQGHADAVLAASIFHFCEYTIAEAKQRMAAAGIEVRL, from the coding sequence ATGGGTCTAGCCAAACGCATCATCCCCTGCCTCGACGTGGACAACGGCCGCGTCGTCAAGGGCGTCAAATTCCTCGACATCCGCGATGCCGGTGATCCGGTGGAGATCGCGCGCCGCTACGATCAGCAGGGTGCTGATGAGATCACCTTTCTCGATATCACCGCCTCCTCTGACAATCGCGCAACCATGGTGCATGTGGTGGAGCAGGTGGCCGGCGAGGTGTTCATTCCCCTTACTGTCGGCGGCGGCATCCGTACCAGCGCCGACATCCGCCGCATGCTCAATGCCGGTGCCGACAAGGTGGGTATCAACACGGCGGCTGTATTCAATCCGGAATTCGTCAAGGAGGCGGCCGATCGTTTTGGCTCGCAGTGCATCGTCGTTGCCATCGACGCCAAGGGCGTGAGCGCGGCGGGCGAGCCGCCGCGTTGGGAGATATTCACCCACGGCGGGCGCAAGGCTACCGGCATCGACGCCGTGGAGTGGGCGCGGCGCATGGTCGATTACGGCGCCGGTGAGATCCTGCTCACCAGCATGGACCGCGACGGCACCAAGTCCGGCTTCGACCTGGCCTTGGTGCGTGCGGTGTCGGAGGCCGTGCGCGTGCCGGTCATCGCCTCCGGCGGTGTCGGCAATCTGGATCACCTGGTGGATGGTATCGTGCAAGGCCACGCCGACGCGGTGCTGGCCGCCAGCATCTTCCATTTCTGCGAATACACCATCGCCGAGGCCAAGCAGCGCATGGCCGCTGCCGGTATCGAGGTGCGCCTGTGA
- the hisB gene encoding imidazoleglycerol-phosphate dehydratase HisB: MSERRATVTRETLETRIEVSVDLDGSGSGRFETGVPFLDHMLDQVARHGLIDLVVKAQGDLHIDAHHTVEDIGITLGQAFARAVGDKKGIRRYGHAYVPLDEALSRVVVDFSGRPGLEFQVDFPRARIGEFDVDLFLEFFQGFVNHAQVTLHIDNLRGRNAHHIAETVFKAFGRALRMALEADPRMQGITPSTKGSL; encoded by the coding sequence ATGAGCGAGCGCAGGGCCACGGTCACGCGAGAGACCCTGGAGACCCGAATCGAGGTGAGTGTCGATCTCGATGGCAGCGGCAGTGGCCGTTTCGAGACGGGCGTGCCGTTTCTTGATCACATGCTGGACCAGGTGGCCCGCCATGGTCTGATAGACCTGGTGGTCAAGGCGCAGGGGGATCTGCATATCGATGCCCACCACACGGTCGAAGATATCGGCATTACCCTCGGCCAGGCCTTCGCCCGTGCCGTCGGTGACAAGAAGGGGATCCGCCGCTATGGTCATGCCTACGTCCCGCTGGATGAGGCCTTGTCGCGTGTGGTGGTGGACTTCTCCGGCCGACCCGGCCTGGAGTTCCAGGTGGATTTTCCCCGTGCCCGCATCGGTGAGTTCGATGTCGATCTGTTCCTGGAATTCTTCCAGGGCTTCGTCAATCATGCCCAGGTGACCCTGCACATCGACAATCTGCGCGGGCGTAATGCGCACCACATCGCCGAAACGGTGTTCAAGGCCTTCGGCCGTGCCCTGCGCATGGCACTGGAAGCTGATCCGCGCATGCAGGGCATTACTCCTTCCACCAAGGGCAGCCTGTAA
- the ccoP gene encoding cytochrome-c oxidase, cbb3-type subunit III — MSEQNNPYGAPTTGHLWDDNLAELTNQPPKWWMIGLHASWILVLLYGIVYPMWPWFGGATQGLMGWTAIGEYKADVAAIQQVRSQYEDKLPGMSAAAILADSELSEYVVRSAKVLFGDNCAACHGGGGQGNPGYPNLVDDDWLYGGDIDTIVTTITNGRMGMMPAKAGVAMTEAEIDQLAAAVAKGEPTSTPLFMEKACFACHGMDGKGMHALGAPNLTDAIWRFGDGSVEAIKYTITHGVNDPSDPQTRNAVMPKFGGGKLSETDIKKLAVYVAKLGAN; from the coding sequence ATGAGCGAGCAAAACAACCCGTACGGTGCCCCGACCACCGGGCATCTGTGGGATGACAACCTGGCGGAGCTGACCAACCAGCCGCCCAAATGGTGGATGATTGGCCTGCATGCCAGTTGGATCCTGGTGCTGCTGTACGGCATCGTGTACCCGATGTGGCCGTGGTTCGGCGGCGCGACCCAGGGCCTGATGGGCTGGACCGCCATCGGCGAATACAAGGCCGATGTGGCCGCCATCCAGCAGGTACGTTCCCAATACGAAGACAAGCTGCCGGGCATGAGCGCGGCCGCGATCCTGGCCGACAGCGAGCTGTCCGAGTACGTGGTACGTTCCGCCAAGGTGCTGTTCGGCGACAACTGCGCCGCCTGCCACGGTGGTGGCGGCCAGGGCAATCCGGGCTACCCCAACCTGGTGGATGACGACTGGCTGTACGGTGGCGACATCGACACCATCGTTACCACGATCACCAACGGCCGCATGGGCATGATGCCCGCCAAGGCCGGCGTGGCGATGACCGAAGCCGAGATCGATCAGTTGGCGGCTGCCGTTGCCAAGGGCGAACCCACCTCCACCCCGCTGTTCATGGAGAAGGCCTGCTTCGCCTGCCACGGCATGGACGGCAAGGGCATGCATGCCCTGGGCGCTCCCAACCTGACCGATGCCATCTGGCGCTTCGGTGACGGTTCCGTCGAGGCCATCAAGTACACCATCACCCACGGTGTCAACGACCCCTCCGATCCGCAGACCCGCAACGCGGTGATGCCGAAGTTCGGTGGCGGCAAGCTGAGCGAGACCGACATCAAGAAGCTGGCAGTGTATGTGGCCAAGCTGGGCGCCAACTAA
- the hisI gene encoding phosphoribosyl-AMP cyclohydrolase — protein sequence MSEAWLDEIKWTDDGLVPVIAQEAGSGRVLMFAWMNRESLALTVREGRAVYWSRSRGKLWRKGEESGNVQRVKEMRLDCDNDVILLTIEQVGGIACHTGRHSCFYKIFDNGQWRSVDPVLLDPQQIYSKPS from the coding sequence GTGAGCGAGGCTTGGCTCGACGAAATCAAGTGGACGGACGACGGCCTGGTGCCGGTGATCGCCCAGGAGGCGGGGAGCGGCCGGGTTCTGATGTTCGCCTGGATGAACCGTGAGTCGCTGGCGCTGACCGTGCGCGAGGGCCGCGCCGTGTATTGGTCGCGCTCGCGCGGCAAGCTGTGGCGCAAGGGCGAGGAGTCCGGTAATGTGCAGCGCGTGAAAGAGATGCGTCTCGACTGCGATAACGACGTCATCCTGCTCACCATTGAGCAGGTCGGAGGCATCGCGTGTCACACGGGACGCCACAGCTGTTTCTATAAGATTTTCGACAACGGCCAATGGCGGAGCGTCGATCCGGTCCTGCTGGATCCGCAACAGATATACAGCAAGCCCTCATGA
- the fnr gene encoding fumarate/nitrate reduction transcriptional regulator Fnr, translated as MPQTKASNIIELSAIRVACKDCGLFQLCLPVGIDGADLELLDSIIKRRRPIKRGEHLFQVGDPFQAIYAVRSGSIKTYVPTEDGYEQVTGFHLPGELVGLDAIHADIHPCAAKALETTSVCEIPFERLEELSERIPSLRHQLLKIMSREILHEQSLLMLLGKKNAEERLASLLLSLSGRYQQRGFSATEFNLSMSRNDIGNYLGLVVETVSRLFTRFQDEGLLTVQRKHIRILDPQRLYAIACQSRSYTPRPISD; from the coding sequence ATGCCGCAGACAAAAGCAAGCAATATCATTGAGTTATCGGCAATACGCGTTGCCTGCAAAGACTGTGGGCTGTTCCAGCTATGCCTGCCGGTGGGCATCGACGGCGCCGACCTGGAACTGCTGGACAGCATCATCAAGCGCCGTCGCCCGATCAAGCGCGGCGAGCACCTGTTCCAGGTCGGTGACCCGTTCCAGGCCATCTATGCCGTGCGCTCCGGTTCCATCAAGACCTATGTGCCGACGGAAGACGGTTATGAACAGGTCACCGGTTTCCATCTGCCGGGCGAACTGGTCGGACTGGATGCCATCCATGCCGATATCCACCCCTGCGCGGCCAAAGCGCTGGAAACCACCAGCGTGTGCGAAATCCCATTCGAACGCCTGGAAGAACTGTCCGAGCGCATTCCCTCCCTGCGCCATCAACTATTGAAGATCATGAGCCGCGAGATACTGCATGAGCAGTCGCTGCTCATGCTGCTGGGCAAGAAGAATGCCGAGGAACGCCTTGCCTCTCTGCTGCTCAGTCTGTCCGGTCGCTACCAACAACGCGGTTTCTCCGCCACCGAGTTCAACCTCAGCATGTCGCGCAACGACATAGGAAACTACCTGGGACTGGTGGTGGAAACCGTCAGCCGTCTTTTCACCCGCTTTCAGGACGAAGGTCTGCTGACGGTACAGCGCAAGCACATCCGCATCCTCGACCCGCAACGCCTGTACGCCATCGCCTGCCAGTCTCGCAGCTACACGCCGCGCCCCATTTCCGACTGA
- the hisA gene encoding 1-(5-phosphoribosyl)-5-[(5-phosphoribosylamino)methylideneamino]imidazole-4-carboxamide isomerase: MLLIPAIDLKDGKCVRLRQGRMEDSTVFSDDPVAMAARWVEAGARRLHLVDLNGAFEGRPMNRDVVHAIAAAFPDLPIQVGGGIRDEDTVQAYLDAGVQYVIIGTKAVNHPGFVGDLCAEFPGHVIVGLDAKEGKVAMDGWSKLSKHDVIDLARHFEQDGVSAIIYTDIGRDGMMSGVNVEATVKLAQAVSIPIIASGGITNLDDIRALCAVADEGITGAITGRAIYEGTLDFAAGQRLADELCGEK, encoded by the coding sequence ATGTTGCTCATACCCGCCATAGATCTCAAAGACGGCAAGTGTGTACGCCTGCGTCAGGGACGAATGGAGGATTCCACGGTATTCTCCGACGATCCGGTGGCCATGGCGGCGCGTTGGGTGGAGGCGGGTGCGCGGCGACTGCATCTGGTGGATCTCAATGGCGCCTTCGAGGGCCGGCCGATGAACCGCGACGTGGTGCATGCCATTGCCGCGGCCTTCCCCGACCTGCCGATCCAGGTGGGTGGCGGGATCCGTGACGAGGATACAGTGCAGGCCTATCTCGATGCCGGCGTGCAGTACGTCATCATCGGCACCAAGGCGGTGAATCATCCCGGTTTTGTCGGTGATCTGTGCGCCGAATTTCCCGGTCATGTCATCGTTGGCCTCGACGCCAAAGAAGGCAAGGTGGCGATGGACGGTTGGTCAAAGCTGTCCAAGCACGATGTTATCGACCTGGCACGGCACTTCGAGCAGGACGGTGTGTCGGCGATCATTTACACCGATATCGGCCGTGACGGCATGATGTCCGGCGTCAATGTCGAGGCCACGGTGAAACTGGCGCAGGCGGTGTCGATCCCCATCATCGCCTCCGGCGGCATTACCAATCTGGATGATATCCGCGCCCTGTGTGCCGTGGCGGACGAGGGCATTACCGGAGCCATCACCGGCCGCGCGATCTATGAAGGTACGCTGGACTTCGCAGCAGGCCAACGTCTGGCCGATGAACTTTGTGGAGAAAAGTGA
- a CDS encoding cbb3-type cytochrome c oxidase subunit 3, with the protein MSNLREYFHTDWAAMTSSDWVGLITTVGIFLLFIALFVYVLHPKNKARLESKRHIPIDEDDRFDTEDKK; encoded by the coding sequence GTGAGTAATCTCCGCGAGTACTTCCACACAGACTGGGCGGCCATGACCAGCAGCGACTGGGTTGGCCTGATTACGACGGTCGGCATCTTTCTGCTGTTTATCGCCCTGTTTGTGTACGTACTCCACCCGAAGAACAAAGCCAGACTGGAATCAAAACGTCACATTCCGATAGACGAAGACGACCGTTTCGATACGGAGGATAAAAAATGA
- a CDS encoding FixH family protein: MTTIDATGDNRISQSNKRAMRNPWVLGGLALIGTVLAVNVAMITLAVVTNPGLVSKDYYERGRYNERHYIQRVTERNALGWTASLEVPENIQLGATQTYRVAIVDNVGEPLRGAQVVLNAFRPSDAKADFNLPLEEVGAGIYQAPVEFRLKGIWDILIDVKRDGKSFELPRRISVQG; encoded by the coding sequence ATGACGACTATCGACGCCACCGGCGACAACCGTATTTCGCAGTCCAACAAGCGCGCCATGCGCAATCCCTGGGTGCTCGGCGGACTGGCCCTCATCGGCACGGTGCTGGCGGTGAACGTGGCAATGATCACTCTGGCCGTCGTCACCAATCCGGGGCTGGTCAGCAAGGACTACTACGAGCGCGGCCGCTACAACGAGCGCCACTACATCCAGCGCGTGACCGAACGCAACGCCCTGGGCTGGACCGCCAGCCTCGAGGTGCCGGAGAACATCCAACTCGGCGCCACTCAGACTTATCGCGTGGCCATCGTCGACAATGTCGGCGAACCATTGCGCGGTGCACAGGTGGTGTTGAATGCCTTCCGCCCCTCTGATGCCAAGGCCGACTTCAACCTACCGCTGGAAGAGGTCGGGGCCGGCATCTACCAGGCCCCGGTCGAGTTCCGCCTGAAGGGTATCTGGGACATACTCATCGACGTCAAGCGTGACGGCAAATCCTTCGAACTGCCGCGCCGCATCTCCGTCCAGGGCTAA
- the ccoO gene encoding cytochrome-c oxidase, cbb3-type subunit II: MADQIHSTKLQDKIERSVFAMFLMLAVLLSVGGLVEIVPLFFLDDTMEHNKRPEIVWQRQAGQTLADWKAGEGIRPYTALELAGRDVYIREGCYTCHSQMIRPFRDEKERYGHYSLASESMYDHPFQWGSKRTGPDLARVGGKYSDAWHYQHLRAPRSVVPESVMPNYPWLDNNKVDGSRVAKRMRAMKALGVPYTEDDISAASAITGKTEMQAIVAYLQVLGTMVKFEEGVDYRE, from the coding sequence ATGGCTGATCAAATTCATTCGACCAAACTGCAGGACAAGATTGAGCGCAGCGTCTTTGCCATGTTCCTGATGCTCGCCGTGCTGCTGTCTGTCGGCGGCCTGGTGGAAATCGTACCGCTGTTCTTCCTCGACGACACGATGGAGCACAACAAGCGTCCGGAAATCGTCTGGCAGCGCCAGGCGGGCCAGACCCTGGCGGACTGGAAGGCCGGCGAAGGTATCCGTCCCTACACCGCCCTGGAACTGGCCGGCCGTGACGTCTACATCCGCGAAGGCTGCTACACCTGCCACTCACAGATGATTCGCCCGTTCCGTGACGAGAAGGAGCGTTATGGCCACTACTCACTGGCCTCCGAGTCCATGTACGACCATCCCTTCCAATGGGGCTCCAAGCGTACCGGCCCGGATCTGGCCCGCGTGGGCGGCAAGTACTCCGACGCATGGCACTACCAGCACCTCCGTGCACCGCGCTCCGTGGTACCGGAATCTGTGATGCCCAACTACCCCTGGCTGGACAACAACAAGGTTGACGGCTCCCGCGTCGCCAAGCGCATGCGCGCGATGAAGGCCCTGGGCGTTCCGTACACCGAGGACGACATCTCCGCCGCCTCCGCCATCACCGGCAAGACCGAGATGCAGGCCATTGTTGCCTACCTGCAGGTACTGGGAACCATGGTGAAGTTCGAAGAGGGCGTGGATTACCGTGAGTAA
- the ccoG gene encoding cytochrome c oxidase accessory protein CcoG has protein sequence MNDQVDKQAHADELYAEAHHWHVNTGKETIHAKRMPGRFRNLKWATAAVWLVFFIGPYLRWGERQAVLFDIPGRQFHIFGITILPQDVWMLSLVLLFFAILLAVVTSIAGRVFCGYFCFQTVWTDVFTWIEEKLEGAPQKRRKLDEAPWDFTKIRIKVVKHAIWILIGMLTGISFTLWFGDAFEMWKGFLTLSANPVAWGAVAVFTFFTYLFAGHMREQVCFWLCPYARIQGVMYDKETILPAYDFKRGEPRGKLKKGQIEEGKGDCIDCGQCVAVCPTGIDIRHGQQEGCITCALCIDACDAVMDKIGRPHGLIRYASMDELEGRPTLKLFQRPRVLVYLTILTVALSGIIYGLFNLSGLEVKVLHERQPLFVMQSDGSIQNKYSVKILNKTPQDQKVRLVVDGLPGLVVSGGEGSLIANKGRITSYTVFVRVPRENLKAESTPLIFRVQAEGDESLTSDYTSMFIGPRR, from the coding sequence GTGAACGACCAGGTCGACAAGCAGGCGCACGCCGACGAACTCTACGCCGAAGCCCATCATTGGCATGTCAACACCGGCAAGGAAACCATCCATGCCAAGCGCATGCCAGGTCGCTTCCGCAACCTGAAATGGGCCACGGCTGCCGTCTGGCTGGTGTTCTTCATCGGCCCCTATCTGCGCTGGGGCGAACGCCAGGCCGTGCTGTTCGATATTCCGGGCCGCCAGTTCCACATCTTCGGCATCACCATCCTGCCGCAGGACGTGTGGATGCTGTCTCTGGTGCTGCTGTTCTTCGCCATCCTGCTCGCCGTGGTGACGTCCATCGCCGGCCGCGTCTTCTGCGGTTATTTCTGCTTCCAGACCGTGTGGACCGACGTGTTCACCTGGATCGAGGAAAAGCTGGAAGGCGCACCGCAGAAGCGCCGCAAGCTGGATGAGGCGCCATGGGACTTCACCAAGATCCGCATCAAGGTAGTGAAGCATGCCATCTGGATCCTCATCGGCATGCTGACCGGCATCAGTTTTACCCTCTGGTTCGGCGATGCCTTCGAGATGTGGAAAGGCTTCCTGACCCTGAGCGCCAACCCTGTGGCCTGGGGCGCGGTGGCCGTGTTCACCTTCTTCACCTATCTGTTCGCCGGCCACATGCGCGAGCAGGTTTGCTTCTGGCTGTGCCCCTATGCCCGTATCCAGGGCGTGATGTACGACAAGGAAACCATCCTCCCGGCCTACGACTTCAAACGCGGCGAACCGCGCGGCAAGCTGAAAAAGGGCCAGATCGAGGAAGGGAAGGGCGACTGTATCGACTGCGGCCAGTGCGTGGCGGTCTGCCCGACCGGCATCGACATCCGCCACGGCCAGCAGGAGGGTTGCATTACCTGCGCCCTGTGCATCGATGCCTGCGACGCGGTGATGGACAAGATCGGCCGTCCGCACGGCCTGATCCGCTACGCCTCGATGGATGAGTTGGAGGGCAGGCCGACCCTCAAGCTGTTCCAGCGCCCGCGCGTGCTGGTCTACCTGACCATCCTCACTGTAGCCCTGTCCGGCATCATCTACGGCCTGTTCAACCTGTCCGGCCTTGAGGTAAAGGTGCTGCACGAGCGTCAACCGCTGTTTGTGATGCAAAGCGATGGCTCGATCCAGAACAAGTACAGCGTTAAGATTCTCAACAAGACACCACAGGATCAGAAGGTGCGTCTGGTGGTCGATGGCCTGCCGGGGCTGGTGGTCAGTGGCGGCGAAGGCAGCCTGATCGCCAACAAAGGCCGTATCACCAGCTATACGGTGTTCGTGCGCGTACCGCGCGAAAATCTCAAGGCCGAGAGTACCCCGCTCATTTTCCGCGTACAGGCGGAGGGGGACGAGTCACTGACTTCCGACTACACCAGCATGTTTATCGGGCCGCGCCGCTGA
- the ccoN gene encoding cytochrome-c oxidase, cbb3-type subunit I, with the protein MEATQAEQKYNFEVVRWFTIMAVVYLVVGTLVGVLVASQLAWPALNFDTAELSFGRLRPLHTNAVIFAFGGCVLMATAFYSVQRTCGVRLWSDKMAWFTFWGWNTIIVLAVITLPLGLTQGKEYAELEWPIDVLIAVVWLSYAFNFVMTIAKRKTSHIYVSNWFFLGMMVMITYLHVVNSLAIPVELFKSYSVFSGVQDAMIQWWWGHNAVGFYLTAGFLGIMYYFVPKQAGRPVFSYRLSVIHFWALMFGYVWLGAHHLQYTALPDWTGSLGAAVSLAMIIPSWGGAINGMMTLSGAWDKLRTDYILRFLIMSLAFYAMSTFEGPVMSAKTVNALSHYTDWTVGHVHSGALGWVAMVGAGALYHMVEKLWNTRMYSASLVNLHFWMATIGTVIYITAMWVSGIMQGLMWRDYDEFGTLTYTFAESVAAMHPYYAMRAIGGLIFWAGGVVMLYNVVMTVRQAVGQRSSSAAAATA; encoded by the coding sequence GTGGAAGCGACACAAGCGGAACAGAAATATAACTTTGAGGTCGTCAGGTGGTTCACCATCATGGCGGTTGTTTATCTGGTGGTAGGCACCCTGGTAGGCGTGCTCGTCGCCTCCCAGCTGGCCTGGCCGGCGCTGAACTTCGACACGGCCGAACTCAGCTTCGGCCGACTGCGTCCGTTGCATACCAACGCAGTTATCTTCGCCTTCGGCGGCTGTGTGCTGATGGCAACCGCCTTCTACTCCGTGCAGCGCACCTGCGGTGTACGTCTGTGGAGCGACAAGATGGCGTGGTTCACCTTCTGGGGCTGGAACACCATCATCGTCCTCGCCGTCATCACCCTGCCGCTGGGCCTGACCCAGGGCAAGGAATACGCCGAGTTGGAGTGGCCGATCGACGTGCTGATCGCCGTGGTGTGGCTGTCCTATGCCTTCAACTTCGTGATGACCATCGCCAAGCGCAAGACCAGCCACATCTACGTGTCCAACTGGTTCTTCCTCGGCATGATGGTGATGATCACCTATCTGCACGTGGTCAACAGCCTGGCCATCCCGGTCGAGCTGTTCAAGTCCTACTCCGTGTTCTCCGGTGTGCAGGACGCCATGATTCAGTGGTGGTGGGGCCACAACGCGGTAGGCTTCTACCTGACCGCCGGCTTCCTCGGCATCATGTACTACTTCGTGCCGAAGCAGGCCGGTCGCCCGGTGTTCTCCTACCGTCTGTCCGTGATCCACTTCTGGGCGCTGATGTTCGGTTACGTCTGGCTGGGTGCGCACCACCTGCAGTACACCGCCCTGCCTGACTGGACCGGCTCCCTGGGCGCCGCCGTTTCCCTGGCCATGATCATCCCGTCCTGGGGTGGTGCCATCAACGGCATGATGACCCTGTCCGGCGCGTGGGACAAACTGCGCACCGACTACATCCTGCGTTTCCTGATCATGTCCCTGGCCTTCTACGCCATGTCCACCTTCGAAGGTCCGGTCATGTCCGCGAAGACCGTCAACGCGCTGTCCCACTATACCGACTGGACCGTCGGCCACGTGCACTCCGGTGCCCTGGGCTGGGTCGCCATGGTCGGCGCCGGCGCGCTGTACCACATGGTCGAGAAGCTGTGGAATACCCGCATGTACTCCGCCTCGCTGGTAAACCTGCACTTCTGGATGGCCACCATCGGCACCGTGATCTACATCACCGCCATGTGGGTATCCGGCATCATGCAGGGCCTGATGTGGCGTGACTACGACGAGTTCGGCACCCTGACCTACACCTTCGCCGAATCCGTCGCCGCCATGCATCCCTACTATGCGATGCGTGCCATCGGCGGCCTGATCTTCTGGGCCGGTGGTGTGGTGATGCTCTACAACGTGGTGATGACTGTGCGTCAGGCCGTTGGCCAGCGCAGCAGCTCCGCCGCCGCAGCGACTGCCTAA
- the hisH gene encoding imidazole glycerol phosphate synthase subunit HisH has protein sequence MSTVAVIDYGMGNLHSVAKALEHVADGQQVIVTHDPERIRAADRVVLPGVGAIRDCMAEMARQGVVEVIHEVVRTKPFLGVCVGMQALMDFSAENGGTPCLGILPGRVEYFGDNLMQQGERLKVPHMGWNQVHQERQHPLWRDIAQDERFYFVHSYYVQPAEAALTAASAEYGVKFTAAVTRDNVFAVQFHPEKSQHAGLALYANFLRWDGQGV, from the coding sequence ATGAGTACCGTTGCAGTCATCGACTACGGCATGGGTAACCTGCACTCCGTGGCCAAGGCGTTGGAGCATGTGGCCGATGGCCAGCAGGTGATCGTCACCCATGACCCGGAGCGCATTCGCGCCGCCGACCGCGTGGTGTTGCCCGGTGTCGGCGCCATCCGTGACTGCATGGCGGAGATGGCGCGCCAGGGTGTGGTCGAGGTGATCCACGAAGTGGTACGCACCAAGCCGTTCCTCGGCGTCTGCGTCGGTATGCAGGCGCTGATGGATTTCAGCGCGGAAAATGGTGGCACTCCCTGTCTCGGCATCCTGCCCGGCCGGGTGGAATATTTCGGTGACAACCTGATGCAGCAGGGCGAGCGCCTCAAGGTGCCGCACATGGGCTGGAATCAGGTCCACCAGGAGCGGCAGCATCCGCTCTGGCGTGACATTGCACAGGATGAACGCTTTTACTTCGTGCACAGCTATTATGTGCAGCCGGCCGAGGCAGCGCTGACTGCTGCCAGTGCTGAATATGGCGTGAAGTTCACCGCGGCGGTGACGCGCGACAACGTGTTCGCCGTGCAGTTTCACCCGGAAAAAAGTCAGCACGCAGGATTGGCGTTGTACGCCAATTTCCTGCGTTGGGATGGACAGGGCGTCTGA